One window from the genome of Haliaeetus albicilla chromosome 26, bHalAlb1.1, whole genome shotgun sequence encodes:
- the GOLGA2 gene encoding golgin subfamily A member 2 isoform X9, with translation MADGSRQSRLAAAKKKLKEYQQKNNPGATAGTKKKRKTKEGSRPETPTNDDRQPPENIQNILKVLVSDLNRSNGVAIPSLDKRKAYFDSDVATRNAEQLATDVPVLSNSNSLPSCGSVLPAPGSMQLTQIHEPEDHKNALDENRSFSSTESLRQLSEQLNGLVSQSTSYVNGESAVSPTNIKEMEKQQNQEAVNQLEKEKKEFEQKFSKEQAALREQLQVHIQTIGILVSEKSELQTALGHTQQAARQKSGEAENLAARLHSSRQRVSELERTLSSISMQQKQSEKHNKELVKERDNLKLELYKRSKSSEEIKQQNSELSEKVHSLVSKNSAMKLDMEDLHKKLEMAELMIQQFSNQAGSLDANQQLQMVLEEKASLETQVAQLSESLHQLQAERDQYVEKLKEERSIWQQRVQQLSEQIRTMAEEKEKHMAQIQELEANVTELLNKSVKPMDIEPSSPAGPTAAELSLQEEIQRLQQEKEELHGQYQAQVRDNEQLSHLNREQEERLLELEKAVQRYNEESVDRQQILEDMQSDKATISRALSQNRELKEQLAELQNGFVKLTNENMEVTSALQSEQHVKKELAKKLGQLQENLGELKETLELKTQEARGLQEQRDQYYSHLQQYTVAYQQLSAEKEELHKQFLLQTQLMDRLQHEEVQGKVTVEMHLKELQQTKENLEAVAKENKELQAQISQLAADLDGRILHRLEGDGVESEAMTEEIQKSSFVIPEKFESHEEMVAFLTSAMSQVEEEREDMRQQLAAQKQQCRSLLQQIAALRQEQQHNITLGGGSTMDTVPVEVHEALKTAMEKLQSRFTDLMREKADLKERLEELEHRCIQLSGETDTIGEYIALYQSQRAILKQRHQEKEEYISRLAQDKEEMKMKLLELQDLVMRLVRERNEWYSKYVAAAQNPELLASQNESVLPVERRIELNATDGEGLREVNLSDEAEQEAAVLHQSGFSPIDSKAAQPSQEDPTAKQIMQLLREIQNPQERLGSLLENPCIPFFYRADENDEVKIMVV, from the exons GCATACTTTGACAGTGATGTTGCCACTCGTAATGCTGAACAGCTTGCTACCGATGTCCCTGTGCTATCTAACAGCAACAGTCTACCTAGTTGTGGTTCTGTTCTGCCTGCTCCCGGGAGCATGCAGCTGACACAG ATTCATGAACCTGAGGATCATAAAAATGCTTTGGATGAGAACAG GTCTTTCTCGTCAACAGAAAGTCTCCGCCAGTTGTCTGAACAACTCAATGGCCTGGTTTCTCAG TCTACGTCGTATGTGAATGGGGAAAGTGCTGTTTCTCCCACAAATATTAAGGAAATGGAA AAACAGCAGAACCAAGAAGCAGTGAATCAGCTGGAGAAG gaaaagaaggagtTTGAACAGAAATTTTCTAAAGAGCAAGCAGCACTGAGGGAACAGCTACAG gTTCATATCCAGACTATTGGAATTCTAGTTTCTGAGAAGTCTGAGTTGCAGACAGCCCTTGGACATACTCAGCAAGCTGCACGGCAGAAATCAG gagaagctgaaaacctTGCTGCTCGTTTACATTCATCTCGCCAGAGGGTATCAGAGCTAGAACGTACTTTGTCCTCCATCTCCATGCAGCAAAAACAGTCAGAGAAG caTAATAAAGAGTTAGTGAAGGAGCGAGACAACCTGAAACTGGAACTGTACAAACGAAG caAAAGTAGCGaggaaataaagcagcagaattCGGAGCTGTCAGAGAAAGTTCACTCCCTGGTTTCCAAGAATTCAGCTATGAAGTTGGATATGGAGGATTTGCATAAGAAACTGGAAATGGCTGAACTGATGATTCAACAG TTCTCAAATCAGGCAGGGAGTCTGGATGCAAACCAGCAGTTGCAGATGGTACTGGAGGAGAAGGCGAGCCTGGAAACCCAGGTTGCTCAG CTCTCAGAGTCACTTCACCAGCTCCAGGCAGAAAGAGATCAGTATGTAGAGAAACTGAAGGAGGAGCGGAGCATTTGGCAGCAGCGGGTACAGCAGCTCTCTGAGCAG ATCCGCACaatggcagaggagaaggagaaacaCATGGCCCAAATTCAGGAGCTGGAAGCCAATGTTACAGAGCTGTTGAACAAATCAG TTAAGCCCATGGATATTGAGCCTTCCTCACCAGCAGGGCCCACAGCAGCTGAGCTGAGTCTGCAGGAAGAGATACAGCGGCTGCAGCAAGAGAAGGAGGAACTGCATGGGCAGTACCAGGCCCAGGTCCGGGACAACGAGCAGCTGAGCCACCTTAACCGGGAGCAGGAGGAgcggctgctggagctggagaaggCTGTGCAGCGCTACAACGAGGAGTCTGTGGACAGACAGCAGATCCTGGAGGACATGCAGAGTGACAAGGCCACAATCAGTAGGGCACTGAGCCAGAATCGGGAGCTGAAGGAAcagctggctgagctgcagaATGGGTTTGTCAAACTG ACAAATGAAAACATGGAGGTGACAAGTGCCCTACAGTCAGAGCAACATGTAAAGAAGGAGTTGGCCAAGAAGCTtgggcagctgcaggagaaCCTGGGGGAGCTCAAAGAGACG CTGGAACTGAAAACACAGGAGGCTCGAGGTCTGCAGGAGCAGCGGGACCAGTACTACAGCCACTTACAACAGTACACCGTGGCATACCAGCAGCTGTCTGCCGAGAAGGAGGAATTGCACAAACAGTTCTTGCTTCAGACACAGCTTATGGATCGGCTACAGCATGAGGAAGTTCAGGGGAAGGTGACAGTGGAAATGCACCTGAAAGAGCTGCAGCAGACCAAG GAAAATCTGGAAGCTGTAgctaaggaaaacaaagagctgCAGGCCCAGATCAGTCAGTTAGCAGCAGACCTGGATGGCAGGATTTTGCACCGGCTAGAGG GAGATGGAGTTGAAAGTGAAGCAATGACTGAAGAAATCCAAAAATCTTCATTTGTGATCCCAGAGAAGTTTGAAAGCCATGAAGAAATG GTCGCTTTCTTGACATCTGCCATGTCCCAAGTGGAGGAGGAGCGAGAAGACATGAGGCAGCAGCTAGCTGCTCAGAAACAGCAGTGCAGAAGCCTCCTGCAGCAAATAGCAGCTCTCAGGCAGGAGCAGCAACATAACATCACACTGGGTGGAG GTTCCACTATGGATACTGTTCCAGTGGAGGTTCACGAGGCTTTGAAAACTGCTATGGAGAAACTACAG TCCCGTTTCACAGACCTAATGCGTGAGAAAGCTGACCTGAAGGAGCGGCTAGAAGAGTTAGAACATCGCTGCATACAGCTGTCTGGGGAGACGGACACTATTG GGGAGTATATTGCATTATACCAGAGTCAAAGGGCTATCCTCAAACAGCGACACCAGGAGAAAGAGGAGTATATCAGCAGATTAGCTCAGGATAAGGAAGAGATGAAG ATGAAACTACTGGAACTACAGGATTTAGTGATGCGTCTGGTCAGGGAAAGAAATGAATGGTACAGCAAGTATGTAGCAGCAGCTCAAAACCCAGAGCTGTTAGCAAGCCAGAATGAAAGTGTACTTCCAGTGGAGAGGCGCATTGAACTGAACGCTACTGATGGAGAAG GGTTACGGGAAGTGAATTTATCAGATGAAGCAGAACAAGAGGCTGCTGTTCTTCATCAATCCGGTTTCTCCCCTATTGACAGTAAAGCTGCTCAGCCAAGCCAAGAGGACCccacagcaaagcaaataaTGCAGCTTCTCAGAGAAATCCAGAACCCTCAAGAGAGGCTGGGCTCCCTGCTGGAAAACCCCTGCATTCCCTTCTTCTACCGTGCTGATGAGAACGATGAGGTCAAAATCATGGTAGTTTAA
- the GOLGA2 gene encoding golgin subfamily A member 2 isoform X5, protein MADGSRQSRLAAAKKKLKEYQQKNNPGATAGTKKKRKTKEGSRPETPTNDDRQPPENAYFDSDVATRNAEQLATDVPVLSNSNSLPSCGSVLPAPGSMQLTQIHEPEDHKNALDENRSFSSTESLRQLSEQLNGLVSQSTSYVNGESAVSPTNIKEMETRYQELAVALDSSNLTNKQLVTKIEELKQQNQEAVNQLEKEKKEFEQKFSKEQAALREQLQVHIQTIGILVSEKSELQTALGHTQQAARQKSASTDSALTCSGEAENLAARLHSSRQRVSELERTLSSISMQQKQSEKHNKELVKERDNLKLELYKRSKSSEEIKQQNSELSEKVHSLVSKNSAMKLDMEDLHKKLEMAELMIQQFSNQAGSLDANQQLQMVLEEKASLETQVAQLSESLHQLQAERDQYVEKLKEERSIWQQRVQQLSEQIRTMAEEKEKHMAQIQELEANVTELLNKSAVKPMDIEPSSPAGPTAAELSLQEEIQRLQQEKEELHGQYQAQVRDNEQLSHLNREQEERLLELEKAVQRYNEESVDRQQILEDMQSDKATISRALSQNRELKEQLAELQNGFVKLTNENMEVTSALQSEQHVKKELAKKLGQLQENLGELKETLELKTQEARGLQEQRDQYYSHLQQYTVAYQQLSAEKEELHKQFLLQTQLMDRLQHEEVQGKVTVEMHLKELQQTKENLEAVAKENKELQAQISQLAADLDGRILHRLEGDGVESEAMTEEIQKSSFVIPEKFESHEEMVAFLTSAMSQVEEEREDMRQQLAAQKQQCRSLLQQIAALRQEQQHNITLGGGSTMDTVPVEVHEALKTAMEKLQSRFTDLMREKADLKERLEELEHRCIQLSGETDTIGEYIALYQSQRAILKQRHQEKEEYISRLAQDKEEMKMKLLELQDLVMRLVRERNEWYSKYVAAAQNPELLASQNESVLPVERRIELNATDGEGLREVNLSDEAEQEAAVLHQSGFSPIDSKAAQPSQEDPTAKQIMQLLREIQNPQERLGSLLENPCIPFFYRADENDEVKIMVV, encoded by the exons GCATACTTTGACAGTGATGTTGCCACTCGTAATGCTGAACAGCTTGCTACCGATGTCCCTGTGCTATCTAACAGCAACAGTCTACCTAGTTGTGGTTCTGTTCTGCCTGCTCCCGGGAGCATGCAGCTGACACAG ATTCATGAACCTGAGGATCATAAAAATGCTTTGGATGAGAACAG GTCTTTCTCGTCAACAGAAAGTCTCCGCCAGTTGTCTGAACAACTCAATGGCCTGGTTTCTCAG TCTACGTCGTATGTGAATGGGGAAAGTGCTGTTTCTCCCACAAATATTAAGGAAATGGAA ACACGTTACCAGGAGCTGGCAGTAGCCCTGGATTCCAGCAATCTAACTAACAAACAGCTCGTTACAAAGATAGAGGAATTG AAACAGCAGAACCAAGAAGCAGTGAATCAGCTGGAGAAG gaaaagaaggagtTTGAACAGAAATTTTCTAAAGAGCAAGCAGCACTGAGGGAACAGCTACAG gTTCATATCCAGACTATTGGAATTCTAGTTTCTGAGAAGTCTGAGTTGCAGACAGCCCTTGGACATACTCAGCAAGCTGCACGGCAGAAATCAG CCTCAACCGACTCTGCTCTGACTTGttcaggagaagctgaaaacctTGCTGCTCGTTTACATTCATCTCGCCAGAGGGTATCAGAGCTAGAACGTACTTTGTCCTCCATCTCCATGCAGCAAAAACAGTCAGAGAAG caTAATAAAGAGTTAGTGAAGGAGCGAGACAACCTGAAACTGGAACTGTACAAACGAAG caAAAGTAGCGaggaaataaagcagcagaattCGGAGCTGTCAGAGAAAGTTCACTCCCTGGTTTCCAAGAATTCAGCTATGAAGTTGGATATGGAGGATTTGCATAAGAAACTGGAAATGGCTGAACTGATGATTCAACAG TTCTCAAATCAGGCAGGGAGTCTGGATGCAAACCAGCAGTTGCAGATGGTACTGGAGGAGAAGGCGAGCCTGGAAACCCAGGTTGCTCAG CTCTCAGAGTCACTTCACCAGCTCCAGGCAGAAAGAGATCAGTATGTAGAGAAACTGAAGGAGGAGCGGAGCATTTGGCAGCAGCGGGTACAGCAGCTCTCTGAGCAG ATCCGCACaatggcagaggagaaggagaaacaCATGGCCCAAATTCAGGAGCTGGAAGCCAATGTTACAGAGCTGTTGAACAAATCAG CAGTTAAGCCCATGGATATTGAGCCTTCCTCACCAGCAGGGCCCACAGCAGCTGAGCTGAGTCTGCAGGAAGAGATACAGCGGCTGCAGCAAGAGAAGGAGGAACTGCATGGGCAGTACCAGGCCCAGGTCCGGGACAACGAGCAGCTGAGCCACCTTAACCGGGAGCAGGAGGAgcggctgctggagctggagaaggCTGTGCAGCGCTACAACGAGGAGTCTGTGGACAGACAGCAGATCCTGGAGGACATGCAGAGTGACAAGGCCACAATCAGTAGGGCACTGAGCCAGAATCGGGAGCTGAAGGAAcagctggctgagctgcagaATGGGTTTGTCAAACTG ACAAATGAAAACATGGAGGTGACAAGTGCCCTACAGTCAGAGCAACATGTAAAGAAGGAGTTGGCCAAGAAGCTtgggcagctgcaggagaaCCTGGGGGAGCTCAAAGAGACG CTGGAACTGAAAACACAGGAGGCTCGAGGTCTGCAGGAGCAGCGGGACCAGTACTACAGCCACTTACAACAGTACACCGTGGCATACCAGCAGCTGTCTGCCGAGAAGGAGGAATTGCACAAACAGTTCTTGCTTCAGACACAGCTTATGGATCGGCTACAGCATGAGGAAGTTCAGGGGAAGGTGACAGTGGAAATGCACCTGAAAGAGCTGCAGCAGACCAAG GAAAATCTGGAAGCTGTAgctaaggaaaacaaagagctgCAGGCCCAGATCAGTCAGTTAGCAGCAGACCTGGATGGCAGGATTTTGCACCGGCTAGAGG GAGATGGAGTTGAAAGTGAAGCAATGACTGAAGAAATCCAAAAATCTTCATTTGTGATCCCAGAGAAGTTTGAAAGCCATGAAGAAATG GTCGCTTTCTTGACATCTGCCATGTCCCAAGTGGAGGAGGAGCGAGAAGACATGAGGCAGCAGCTAGCTGCTCAGAAACAGCAGTGCAGAAGCCTCCTGCAGCAAATAGCAGCTCTCAGGCAGGAGCAGCAACATAACATCACACTGGGTGGAG GTTCCACTATGGATACTGTTCCAGTGGAGGTTCACGAGGCTTTGAAAACTGCTATGGAGAAACTACAG TCCCGTTTCACAGACCTAATGCGTGAGAAAGCTGACCTGAAGGAGCGGCTAGAAGAGTTAGAACATCGCTGCATACAGCTGTCTGGGGAGACGGACACTATTG GGGAGTATATTGCATTATACCAGAGTCAAAGGGCTATCCTCAAACAGCGACACCAGGAGAAAGAGGAGTATATCAGCAGATTAGCTCAGGATAAGGAAGAGATGAAG ATGAAACTACTGGAACTACAGGATTTAGTGATGCGTCTGGTCAGGGAAAGAAATGAATGGTACAGCAAGTATGTAGCAGCAGCTCAAAACCCAGAGCTGTTAGCAAGCCAGAATGAAAGTGTACTTCCAGTGGAGAGGCGCATTGAACTGAACGCTACTGATGGAGAAG GGTTACGGGAAGTGAATTTATCAGATGAAGCAGAACAAGAGGCTGCTGTTCTTCATCAATCCGGTTTCTCCCCTATTGACAGTAAAGCTGCTCAGCCAAGCCAAGAGGACCccacagcaaagcaaataaTGCAGCTTCTCAGAGAAATCCAGAACCCTCAAGAGAGGCTGGGCTCCCTGCTGGAAAACCCCTGCATTCCCTTCTTCTACCGTGCTGATGAGAACGATGAGGTCAAAATCATGGTAGTTTAA
- the GOLGA2 gene encoding golgin subfamily A member 2 isoform X8, which translates to MADGSRQSRLAAAKKKLKEYQQKNNPGATAGTKKKRKTKEGSRPETPTNDDRQPPENIQNILKVLVSDLNRSNGVAIPSLDKRKIHEPEDHKNALDENRSFSSTESLRQLSEQLNGLVSQSTSYVNGESAVSPTNIKEMETRYQELAVALDSSNLTNKQLVTKIEELKQQNQEAVNQLEKEKKEFEQKFSKEQAALREQLQVHIQTIGILVSEKSELQTALGHTQQAARQKSASTDSALTCSGEAENLAARLHSSRQRVSELERTLSSISMQQKQSEKHNKELVKERDNLKLELYKRSKSSEEIKQQNSELSEKVHSLVSKNSAMKLDMEDLHKKLEMAELMIQQFSNQAGSLDANQQLQMVLEEKASLETQVAQLSESLHQLQAERDQYVEKLKEERSIWQQRVQQLSEQIRTMAEEKEKHMAQIQELEANVTELLNKSAVKPMDIEPSSPAGPTAAELSLQEEIQRLQQEKEELHGQYQAQVRDNEQLSHLNREQEERLLELEKAVQRYNEESVDRQQILEDMQSDKATISRALSQNRELKEQLAELQNGFVKLTNENMEVTSALQSEQHVKKELAKKLGQLQENLGELKETLELKTQEARGLQEQRDQYYSHLQQYTVAYQQLSAEKEELHKQFLLQTQLMDRLQHEEVQGKVTVEMHLKELQQTKENLEAVAKENKELQAQISQLAADLDGRILHRLEGDGVESEAMTEEIQKSSFVIPEKFESHEEMVAFLTSAMSQVEEEREDMRQQLAAQKQQCRSLLQQIAALRQEQQHNITLGGGSTMDTVPVEVHEALKTAMEKLQSRFTDLMREKADLKERLEELEHRCIQLSGETDTIGEYIALYQSQRAILKQRHQEKEEYISRLAQDKEEMKMKLLELQDLVMRLVRERNEWYSKYVAAAQNPELLASQNESVLPVERRIELNATDGEGLREVNLSDEAEQEAAVLHQSGFSPIDSKAAQPSQEDPTAKQIMQLLREIQNPQERLGSLLENPCIPFFYRADENDEVKIMVV; encoded by the exons ATTCATGAACCTGAGGATCATAAAAATGCTTTGGATGAGAACAG GTCTTTCTCGTCAACAGAAAGTCTCCGCCAGTTGTCTGAACAACTCAATGGCCTGGTTTCTCAG TCTACGTCGTATGTGAATGGGGAAAGTGCTGTTTCTCCCACAAATATTAAGGAAATGGAA ACACGTTACCAGGAGCTGGCAGTAGCCCTGGATTCCAGCAATCTAACTAACAAACAGCTCGTTACAAAGATAGAGGAATTG AAACAGCAGAACCAAGAAGCAGTGAATCAGCTGGAGAAG gaaaagaaggagtTTGAACAGAAATTTTCTAAAGAGCAAGCAGCACTGAGGGAACAGCTACAG gTTCATATCCAGACTATTGGAATTCTAGTTTCTGAGAAGTCTGAGTTGCAGACAGCCCTTGGACATACTCAGCAAGCTGCACGGCAGAAATCAG CCTCAACCGACTCTGCTCTGACTTGttcaggagaagctgaaaacctTGCTGCTCGTTTACATTCATCTCGCCAGAGGGTATCAGAGCTAGAACGTACTTTGTCCTCCATCTCCATGCAGCAAAAACAGTCAGAGAAG caTAATAAAGAGTTAGTGAAGGAGCGAGACAACCTGAAACTGGAACTGTACAAACGAAG caAAAGTAGCGaggaaataaagcagcagaattCGGAGCTGTCAGAGAAAGTTCACTCCCTGGTTTCCAAGAATTCAGCTATGAAGTTGGATATGGAGGATTTGCATAAGAAACTGGAAATGGCTGAACTGATGATTCAACAG TTCTCAAATCAGGCAGGGAGTCTGGATGCAAACCAGCAGTTGCAGATGGTACTGGAGGAGAAGGCGAGCCTGGAAACCCAGGTTGCTCAG CTCTCAGAGTCACTTCACCAGCTCCAGGCAGAAAGAGATCAGTATGTAGAGAAACTGAAGGAGGAGCGGAGCATTTGGCAGCAGCGGGTACAGCAGCTCTCTGAGCAG ATCCGCACaatggcagaggagaaggagaaacaCATGGCCCAAATTCAGGAGCTGGAAGCCAATGTTACAGAGCTGTTGAACAAATCAG CAGTTAAGCCCATGGATATTGAGCCTTCCTCACCAGCAGGGCCCACAGCAGCTGAGCTGAGTCTGCAGGAAGAGATACAGCGGCTGCAGCAAGAGAAGGAGGAACTGCATGGGCAGTACCAGGCCCAGGTCCGGGACAACGAGCAGCTGAGCCACCTTAACCGGGAGCAGGAGGAgcggctgctggagctggagaaggCTGTGCAGCGCTACAACGAGGAGTCTGTGGACAGACAGCAGATCCTGGAGGACATGCAGAGTGACAAGGCCACAATCAGTAGGGCACTGAGCCAGAATCGGGAGCTGAAGGAAcagctggctgagctgcagaATGGGTTTGTCAAACTG ACAAATGAAAACATGGAGGTGACAAGTGCCCTACAGTCAGAGCAACATGTAAAGAAGGAGTTGGCCAAGAAGCTtgggcagctgcaggagaaCCTGGGGGAGCTCAAAGAGACG CTGGAACTGAAAACACAGGAGGCTCGAGGTCTGCAGGAGCAGCGGGACCAGTACTACAGCCACTTACAACAGTACACCGTGGCATACCAGCAGCTGTCTGCCGAGAAGGAGGAATTGCACAAACAGTTCTTGCTTCAGACACAGCTTATGGATCGGCTACAGCATGAGGAAGTTCAGGGGAAGGTGACAGTGGAAATGCACCTGAAAGAGCTGCAGCAGACCAAG GAAAATCTGGAAGCTGTAgctaaggaaaacaaagagctgCAGGCCCAGATCAGTCAGTTAGCAGCAGACCTGGATGGCAGGATTTTGCACCGGCTAGAGG GAGATGGAGTTGAAAGTGAAGCAATGACTGAAGAAATCCAAAAATCTTCATTTGTGATCCCAGAGAAGTTTGAAAGCCATGAAGAAATG GTCGCTTTCTTGACATCTGCCATGTCCCAAGTGGAGGAGGAGCGAGAAGACATGAGGCAGCAGCTAGCTGCTCAGAAACAGCAGTGCAGAAGCCTCCTGCAGCAAATAGCAGCTCTCAGGCAGGAGCAGCAACATAACATCACACTGGGTGGAG GTTCCACTATGGATACTGTTCCAGTGGAGGTTCACGAGGCTTTGAAAACTGCTATGGAGAAACTACAG TCCCGTTTCACAGACCTAATGCGTGAGAAAGCTGACCTGAAGGAGCGGCTAGAAGAGTTAGAACATCGCTGCATACAGCTGTCTGGGGAGACGGACACTATTG GGGAGTATATTGCATTATACCAGAGTCAAAGGGCTATCCTCAAACAGCGACACCAGGAGAAAGAGGAGTATATCAGCAGATTAGCTCAGGATAAGGAAGAGATGAAG ATGAAACTACTGGAACTACAGGATTTAGTGATGCGTCTGGTCAGGGAAAGAAATGAATGGTACAGCAAGTATGTAGCAGCAGCTCAAAACCCAGAGCTGTTAGCAAGCCAGAATGAAAGTGTACTTCCAGTGGAGAGGCGCATTGAACTGAACGCTACTGATGGAGAAG GGTTACGGGAAGTGAATTTATCAGATGAAGCAGAACAAGAGGCTGCTGTTCTTCATCAATCCGGTTTCTCCCCTATTGACAGTAAAGCTGCTCAGCCAAGCCAAGAGGACCccacagcaaagcaaataaTGCAGCTTCTCAGAGAAATCCAGAACCCTCAAGAGAGGCTGGGCTCCCTGCTGGAAAACCCCTGCATTCCCTTCTTCTACCGTGCTGATGAGAACGATGAGGTCAAAATCATGGTAGTTTAA